From the genome of Mycetocola spongiae, one region includes:
- a CDS encoding CynX/NimT family MFS transporter encodes MTSPLPRPHPGLLLVGILLVGANLRAGITAVGPVLGDIQADLGISAAVASILISIPLIAFAVVSPLAPVLATRVGMERALGLALAVLAAAIVIRSLPWAPGIWLGTALLGIAIAVLNVVLPSLIKRDFPDRVGSVTGLYSAVQGAAAAAASGIAVPIAGLGNEGWRLALGVWAGLALIALAVFWPQLRTRTLPRAHPAGESTPRRSPWTSALAWQVTAFMGLQSTLFYAAITWLPSIERSAGIGAGTAGLHLLEMQLFGVLANILTAAILQRTRSQSLLAVVVTALAAVGVIGLALAPGNAAIWVAFIGLGCGSTIVIALSLFGLRAVDHHQAAALSGMAQAVGYTFAALGPIAIGLLHDATRGWDIPLLTLLIILVAQAIAGALAGRDRRIGEAHPRRTPARGGA; translated from the coding sequence ATGACCTCCCCCCTCCCCCGCCCGCATCCCGGCCTGCTCCTCGTGGGCATCCTCCTGGTCGGCGCCAATCTACGCGCCGGAATCACCGCGGTGGGCCCCGTGCTCGGCGATATCCAGGCGGACCTGGGCATCAGCGCCGCCGTCGCCTCGATCCTGATCAGCATCCCGCTGATCGCGTTTGCCGTGGTCTCCCCGCTGGCCCCCGTGCTGGCCACGCGGGTGGGCATGGAGCGGGCCCTGGGCCTCGCGCTGGCCGTCCTGGCCGCGGCCATCGTGATTCGCTCTCTCCCGTGGGCACCCGGCATCTGGCTCGGCACGGCCCTGCTGGGCATCGCCATCGCGGTGCTCAACGTGGTTTTGCCCTCGCTGATTAAGCGCGATTTCCCGGATCGGGTGGGCTCGGTCACGGGCCTCTACTCGGCGGTGCAGGGTGCGGCCGCGGCCGCCGCCTCGGGGATCGCGGTGCCGATCGCGGGCCTGGGAAACGAGGGCTGGCGACTGGCGCTCGGGGTCTGGGCGGGACTCGCACTGATCGCGCTGGCCGTGTTCTGGCCGCAGCTACGCACCCGCACCCTGCCGCGCGCGCATCCCGCGGGCGAAAGCACGCCGCGGCGCTCGCCGTGGACCAGCGCGCTCGCCTGGCAGGTTACGGCCTTTATGGGCCTGCAGTCCACGCTGTTTTATGCCGCAATCACCTGGCTTCCCTCGATCGAGCGCTCCGCCGGGATCGGCGCGGGTACCGCGGGCCTGCACCTGCTGGAGATGCAGCTCTTTGGGGTATTGGCCAATATTCTGACCGCCGCAATCCTGCAGCGCACGCGTTCGCAGAGCCTGCTCGCGGTGGTCGTGACCGCCCTCGCGGCGGTGGGGGTGATCGGGCTCGCGCTGGCCCCCGGGAACGCAGCGATCTGGGTGGCCTTTATTGGGCTCGGCTGCGGATCCACGATCGTGATCGCACTCTCGCTCTTTGGCCTGCGCGCGGTGGATCACCATCAGGCCGCCGCGCTCTCGGGTATGGCGCAGGCGGTGGGCTATACGTTTGCCGCGCTGGGGCCGATCGCGATTGGCCTGCTGCACGATGCCACACGGGGCTGGGATATTCCGCTCCTGACCCTGCTGATTATCCTGGTGGCGCAGGCCATTGCGGGCGCACTCGCGGGTCGCGATCGGCGCATCGGCGAGGCCCACCCCCGGCGCACTCCCGCGCGCGGTGGCGCCTAG
- a CDS encoding M20 metallopeptidase family protein has product MTHLAPTPGQDGATTVAPTDFARIAADAIRLRRELHRRPEVGLDLPETRATLLRELEGLGLEISLGEGCTSITAVLRGGAPTVSPAPVVLLRADMDGLPVREDTGVDFASEIPGAMHACGHDLHMAMLIGATRVLAARRDSLAGDVILMFQPGEEGFDGASVMIREGVLEAAGPRPLAAYALHVFSSGTENGRFALRPGTIMSASDVLAVTVRGQGGHGSTPYRAKDPVTAAAEMITALQVMITRTFDVFDPAVISVGVLSAGIAENVIPDRAEFRATVRTFSVAAREKMMATVPDLLRGIASAHGVEVDVDYVPGYPPTVNDPEETRFAEAAIVALGGPEALAVLDHPMSASEDFSRVLEEVPGAFIGLGAIPIGDDVSSAAYNHSPHAVFDDEVVPRGIELLTHLAVTRLAAGIS; this is encoded by the coding sequence ATGACCCATTTGGCACCCACGCCGGGCCAGGACGGCGCGACCACGGTCGCCCCCACCGATTTCGCCCGCATTGCCGCCGATGCCATTCGGCTGCGCCGCGAACTGCACCGCCGCCCGGAGGTGGGCCTGGACCTGCCCGAGACCCGCGCCACGCTGCTGCGCGAGCTCGAGGGCCTCGGGCTGGAGATTTCGCTCGGCGAAGGATGCACCTCGATCACCGCGGTGCTGCGCGGCGGCGCCCCCACCGTATCCCCGGCCCCCGTGGTGCTGCTGCGCGCCGATATGGACGGGCTGCCCGTGCGCGAGGATACCGGCGTGGACTTCGCCTCGGAGATCCCCGGCGCGATGCACGCCTGTGGCCACGACCTGCACATGGCGATGCTGATCGGCGCGACCCGCGTCCTCGCCGCCCGCCGGGACAGCCTCGCGGGCGATGTGATCCTCATGTTCCAGCCCGGCGAGGAGGGCTTCGACGGGGCCTCCGTCATGATCCGCGAGGGCGTCCTGGAGGCCGCGGGCCCGCGCCCGCTCGCCGCCTATGCGCTGCACGTCTTCTCCTCCGGCACCGAAAACGGCCGCTTTGCGCTGCGCCCCGGCACCATCATGTCGGCCTCCGATGTGCTCGCCGTAACCGTGCGCGGCCAGGGCGGGCACGGCTCCACACCGTATCGCGCCAAGGACCCCGTGACCGCCGCGGCCGAGATGATCACCGCGCTTCAGGTCATGATCACCCGCACCTTTGACGTATTTGATCCCGCCGTGATCTCGGTGGGGGTGCTGTCGGCGGGCATCGCCGAGAACGTCATCCCCGATCGTGCCGAGTTCCGCGCCACCGTGCGCACCTTCTCGGTGGCCGCCCGCGAGAAGATGATGGCCACTGTGCCCGATCTGCTCCGCGGCATCGCCTCGGCCCACGGCGTGGAGGTGGACGTGGACTATGTGCCCGGCTATCCGCCCACCGTGAACGACCCGGAGGAAACCCGCTTTGCCGAGGCCGCCATCGTGGCGCTTGGTGGACCCGAAGCCCTCGCCGTACTCGATCACCCCATGAGTGCCTCCGAGGACTTCTCCCGCGTGCTGGAGGAGGTGCCCGGGGCCTTTATTGGGCTCGGCGCCATCCCCATCGGGGACGATGTCTCCTCCGCCGCCTATAACCACTCACCGCACGCCGTCTTCGACGACGAGGTGGTACCGCGGGGCATCGAGCTCCTCACCCACCTCGCCGTGACCCGGCTGGCCGCGGGCATTTCCTAG
- a CDS encoding Lrp/AsnC family transcriptional regulator — translation MRLREEDLTLIHALQLAPRATWAQLADVLGTHPTTLAGRWERLRESGLAWVTGNLVGTSMETSLSFVELECSLDQKRVILERVCAIPEVASVEESARNRDLMLTVIAPSLAELGRDVMPMITQIPGITKYQVSVCTALHAGGQTWHLNTLDRAQEVALRALNPAPEPHRDPLPASHWRVVHELVRDGRASAAQIARAIGVHPTTASRQLNRVLRSNVLTFRCEIAQSESGFPVSIQWFGRLPAGEHAAAAQALRRHPNVRFCASTTGTTNFTIVMWLRSVSDVLTGELSILKLAPEIELVESTLTLRFVKRIGWMLDEDGAAVGEPTLPRLPARVLESGVIF, via the coding sequence ATGCGTCTTCGCGAGGAGGACCTCACGCTGATTCACGCCCTCCAGCTGGCCCCGCGCGCCACATGGGCGCAACTGGCCGATGTGCTGGGCACCCATCCCACCACGCTCGCCGGGCGCTGGGAGCGGCTGCGCGAGTCGGGCCTGGCCTGGGTCACCGGCAACCTCGTGGGCACCTCGATGGAGACCTCACTCTCGTTTGTCGAGCTGGAGTGTTCCCTGGATCAAAAACGGGTAATCCTGGAGCGGGTATGCGCGATTCCCGAGGTGGCCTCGGTGGAGGAATCGGCGCGTAATCGCGACCTGATGCTGACCGTAATCGCCCCGTCCCTGGCCGAGCTGGGCCGCGATGTGATGCCCATGATCACGCAAATCCCGGGCATCACCAAATACCAGGTATCGGTGTGCACGGCACTGCACGCGGGCGGGCAAACCTGGCATCTGAACACGCTGGATCGCGCGCAGGAGGTGGCCTTGCGGGCCCTGAACCCCGCCCCCGAACCGCACCGCGACCCGCTTCCCGCGAGCCACTGGCGCGTGGTGCACGAGCTGGTGCGCGATGGGCGGGCCTCGGCCGCGCAGATTGCCCGCGCCATCGGGGTGCATCCGACCACCGCGAGCCGGCAGCTTAACCGGGTACTGCGAAGCAATGTGCTCACGTTTCGCTGCGAGATCGCGCAGTCCGAATCGGGTTTCCCGGTGAGTATTCAGTGGTTCGGGCGGCTGCCCGCGGGTGAGCATGCGGCGGCGGCCCAGGCGCTGCGCCGCCACCCCAATGTGCGCTTCTGCGCCTCCACCACGGGCACCACCAATTTTACGATCGTGATGTGGCTGCGCTCGGTGAGCGATGTGCTCACGGGGGAGCTCTCGATCCTGAAGCTGGCCCCCGAGATCGAGCTGGTGGAGAGCACCCTCACGCTGCGCTTTGTGAAGCGCATCGGTTGGATGCTCGACGAGGACGGGGCCGCGGTGGGCGAGCCCACGCTGCCGCGCCTGCCCGCGCGCGTACTCGAATCCGGCGTGATCTTTTAG
- a CDS encoding helix-turn-helix transcriptional regulator, translating to MWETSGRLLRLLELLQTHEAWTALDVSERLGVTTRTVRRDMSRLRDLGYPIVTNFGSGGGYLLEPGAAVPPVLLNADEAVAALLALRAAQYRQPAENDLLRSASEKLVQTLPGRIDTTLRALDRHSGFHSLAGAMGPAEDILDITVLIRLARACRERRRVEVNYLDPSLTRINRRIEPLRLAHVGHYWYLIAYCLDRREWALLRVDRLHNVRITEASSFPRHPPAQDLDDYIRVRVGPDSFRYNIRVRVYAEVQCVWPWVRSPRVRVQEEPEGSCVIQAGVENLTAVARWLLLLDAEVEVLEPPGLADAFRALAERALRAAETPDIREVGARRRPG from the coding sequence ATGTGGGAAACTTCGGGCCGCCTGTTGCGGCTATTAGAACTCTTGCAGACGCACGAGGCCTGGACGGCCCTGGACGTCTCCGAGCGCCTCGGCGTGACCACCCGCACGGTGCGCCGCGATATGTCGCGGTTGCGGGATCTGGGCTATCCGATCGTCACCAATTTTGGCTCGGGCGGGGGCTATCTGCTCGAGCCCGGGGCCGCGGTGCCCCCCGTCCTACTCAACGCCGATGAGGCCGTGGCCGCCCTCCTGGCACTGCGGGCCGCCCAGTATCGCCAGCCCGCCGAAAACGATCTGCTGCGCAGCGCCAGCGAGAAGCTTGTCCAGACCCTCCCCGGGCGCATCGATACCACCCTGCGCGCGCTGGATCGGCACTCCGGATTCCACTCGCTGGCCGGGGCCATGGGGCCCGCGGAGGACATCCTCGATATCACGGTTCTGATTCGGCTGGCCCGCGCCTGCCGCGAGCGCCGCCGCGTGGAGGTGAACTATCTTGACCCCTCGCTCACCCGGATAAATCGCCGCATCGAACCGCTCCGGCTCGCCCATGTGGGGCACTACTGGTATCTGATCGCGTATTGCCTGGACCGGCGCGAGTGGGCGCTGCTGCGGGTGGACCGCCTACACAACGTGCGTATCACCGAGGCCTCCAGCTTTCCCCGGCATCCTCCCGCACAGGATCTCGACGACTATATCCGGGTGCGGGTGGGCCCGGATAGCTTCCGGTATAACATCCGGGTCCGGGTCTATGCGGAGGTGCAGTGCGTCTGGCCGTGGGTGCGCTCCCCGCGCGTGCGGGTGCAGGAGGAGCCCGAGGGCAGCTGCGTGATCCAGGCGGGGGTAGAAAACCTGACGGCGGTGGCGCGCTGGCTGCTGCTGCTGGACGCCGAGGTGGAGGTGCTGGAGCCCCCGGGCCTGGCCGATGCGTTTCGGGCCCTGGCCGAGCGGGCCCTGCGCGCGGCCGAAACGCCGGATATCCGGGAGGTCGGGGCACGCCGCCGCCCGGGCTAG
- a CDS encoding FadR/GntR family transcriptional regulator, whose translation MEKPRRNIPLSRQAAEQLREQIIAGDWAVGTRIPTEAELGARWGISRNSVREAVRSLVYAGLLEARAGDGTYVRARSELGEVLRRRITPTQLGELSELRALLEKYAAGRAATHADAAALTALEEALDARDHAPSVAEYVRHDAAFHQIIAEASGNSLLAELYANLDAVATQLDGTTVSLDTLQTLAEPEGATHRDLLRAIASGESERAESVAGRLIAAAHRTQH comes from the coding sequence ATGGAAAAACCGCGCCGCAATATCCCGCTCTCCCGCCAGGCCGCCGAGCAATTGCGCGAGCAGATCATCGCGGGCGACTGGGCCGTGGGAACCCGCATCCCCACCGAGGCCGAGCTCGGTGCCCGCTGGGGAATCAGCCGCAATAGCGTGCGCGAGGCCGTGCGCTCCCTCGTCTACGCCGGCCTCCTGGAGGCGCGCGCGGGCGATGGCACCTATGTGCGCGCCCGCAGCGAACTCGGCGAGGTGCTGCGTCGCCGGATCACCCCCACCCAGCTTGGTGAGCTGAGCGAATTACGCGCCCTGCTGGAAAAATATGCCGCGGGCCGCGCCGCCACCCACGCCGATGCCGCCGCCCTGACGGCCCTCGAGGAGGCGCTGGATGCCCGCGATCACGCCCCCAGCGTCGCGGAATATGTGCGCCATGATGCGGCGTTCCATCAGATCATCGCCGAGGCATCGGGCAATAGCCTGCTCGCCGAGCTCTATGCCAATCTCGACGCCGTGGCCACCCAGCTCGACGGCACCACCGTGAGCCTGGACACGCTACAGACGCTCGCCGAACCCGAGGGGGCCACCCACCGCGACCTCCTCCGTGCGATCGCCTCGGGCGAGAGTGAACGCGCCGAGTCCGTGGCCGGACGCCTGATCGCCGCGGCCCACCGCACCCAGCACTAA